Part of the Sphingorhabdus pulchriflava genome is shown below.
AATATTGTTCGCCAACTCCAGCGGTTGCGACAATAGCAAGCCGACAAGCCCGACAACGACCAGCAGGAACCCCGTTATCCGCAACGCACCGACAGGTTCCTTCAGCACCTTTTCATCAACGCCTTCTGTCTGCCGGATATTCTGGACGACATAGCCTTTGCTCCACAACACCCACAGCAGGATCATGCCGGGAATGGCTGCAACCACGGTAAAGCCCCAGAAACCGACCCAACCCACCTTATCGGCGATAATGCCAGCAGGCCCCGCCATGAAGGTGCGCCCAACCCCGGCAAAGGAAGACAGCAACGCAAACTGTGTCGCGGTATAGGCGATGCTTGAGAGACCGGAGAGATAGGTAGTGAACACTGTCAGCCCGATGCCGCTTGTGATATTTTCGGTGCAGATCGCTGCGACCATCATCCAGTAATTGTTACCAGTAGCGGCGAGGATCATGAACATGACGTTCGAGAACATCATCAACAGACCGGATATGAGAAGCGCTCGCCCCATACCTAACCAAAGGATGAATGGCGCACCCAAAGCCGAACCAACGATCAGCGCGCCATAGCCCCAAAATTTGTTGGCCGTGATATAGTCGGTATCCGAAAACCCGACATCAACGATCATCGGACCAAGCATCGCCTGCCCCATCGCATCGCCCACTTTATACACCAGCACAAAACCAAGGATCAGGAACGCGCCGTGGCGCGACATGAACTCGCGGAAGGGATTGACGACGGTTTCCTTGAGCCATTGACCGGCAGACATCCCCGCAGCCTCGGCATAGCGATCGACAAATTTGCCCGGACCAATGATGAATGCCCCGATAATGGCAGGAATGATGCAAAAAGCGGTCAGGCCATAGGCCGTGGCCCAGCCCAAGCCTAGTCCCTCAGCCGAAGCAAAATAGATGGTTCCTGCCCCGGCAATCAGATTTCCCGTCCGATAGCCAAACTGGTTGGTGGCGGTTCCGTGGGCAAACTCTTCCTCATCAAGAATTTCGATACGATAGGCGTCGATAACAATGTCCTGCGTCGCAGACAGAAAGGCGACAACAAACGCCCAGAAGGCAAAAATCCCCAAACTGCCAGGCTGCGGATTACTGGCACCCAATTGCCAGATGGCGAAAAAGAGGAATGTCTGGACAAAAAACAGCCATGCCCTGCGCTGACCAAACATCTTGGTCAGGATGGGCAATGGAGTTTTGTCGACTAAGGGCGCCCACAGGAATTTGAGTGTATATGGCAAAGTCAGCGCAACCGCAAAGCCGATGGTCGCTGTGTCGATCCCGACTTTCGCCAACCAGAATGTCATCGTCGCGACCAAAAGGGTGAACGGGAAACCGCTCGAAATGCCAAGCAGGAAGGCGACTAGCGGCGCTTTGCGAAGATAGGGCCGGAACGATTTAATCGTCAGCGCGGCGATAATGACCCCGCCAATGACTGCCGCAAAAATGATAAAGCGGATTAAATCAACCGACATGCGACCTCCCGGGTGCTTATTTTTCACCGCAGTGCTGAGCCTGTCGAAGCACGTCGCAAGGTTTGCGCTGCCGCCGATGGGCGCCCTTCGACAAGCTCAGGGCTACGGTTTTGTATTACTGACGCGTGTCTAATCGGATTTTCCTGAACCGCCAATGTCTTTAACAGCCACGTGACTTTTGCAGACAAGTCGGGCATGGCGCGCGCATGGCTCAACCTCCCTCCAAACGCCCGCCTGCCAAAGGCCCTGCTTCGGGCAAGCCCCCCGCGCGCCCTGCAAAGCCACCCAAGCTGCGCTGGGACTCGAAACCCGCGCGCAAGCCGCGCCCTGATGCCGCACCAAGCAAAGGCGCACTGGAGAGGGCCGATGGCGAAGAACGTATCGCCAAGCTGCTCGCCCGCGCAGGTGTTGCTTCGCGTCGCGAAATCGAGCGGATGATCGCTGACAAGCGGATCACGCTCAACGGTGTCGCGGTGGAAACCCCGGCAACTTTGCTCAAATCGCTGCATGGTGTCGCGGTTGATGGCAAGGCTGTGGGCCAGCCCGCGCCGACGCAGCTCTATCTATTCCACAAGCCCGAAGGCTGCCTGACCGCCGAGCGTGATTTCAGCGGGCGCAAGACGATCTACGATATCCTGCCCAAGGATCTGCCGCGGCTGATGCCAATCGGCCGGCTCGATTTGAACACTGAAGGGCTGTTGCTCCTCACCAATGATGGCGAGTTCAAGCGCCAGATGGAAATGCCGTCGACAGGCGTCGAGCGCACTTATCGGGCGCGCTGTTTCGGCGACATCAGCCAGTCACAGCTCGAGGAATTGATCCACGGCATAGAAATCGACGGCGTCCGCTACGGCAAGATCGATGCCAATCTCGAACGTCGCACCGGGCGCAATGGCTGGCTGGAAATGACGCTGACCGAGGGCAAGAACCGCGAAGTTCGCCGTGTTCTCGAACATTTCGGGCTGGAGGTAAGCCGCCTGATCCGCACGCGCTATGGCCCGTTCGTCTTGGGTGATATGGCCCCGGGCGACGTCGGCGAAGTGCGTCGGGTGGATTTGATCGAATTCAGGAATACATTGAAAGCATGAGGATTATTTCCGGCACCTGGCGCTCGCGTCCGCTGATCGCGCCCAAAGGCGATACCACGCGCCCGACCGCGGACCGCACCCGCGAGACGCTCTTCTCGATGCTCACCAGCCGCCTCGGTTCGTTCGAAGGCCTGCAGGTACTCGACCTGTTTTCAGGTTCGGGCGCGTTGGGGCTGGAGGCGCTGTCACGCGGTGCTGCGCATTGCGTTTTTGTCGAACAGGACAAAGCCGCACTCGATGCTTTGGAAAGCAACATCTCCAAATTGGGTGCGCGCGACCTGACCGAGATCCGTCGTTCATCGGTACTATCACTGGGGCCAGCACCGAAAGCATATGACCTGATCCTCATGGACCCGCCTTATGGCACAGGAGCGGGTGCTGTAGCGTTGGACAAAATGTCTCGGCTTGGCTGGGTAGCATCGGGCGCGTTGGTCAGCATCGAGACCGGCAACCGCGAAGATACGGTCGTCAAAGGCTTCGAGATCGACACCACACGCGACATCGGCAAAGCACGGCTTACCCTGCTGCGGCCTGAAAGCGGTTCTGAATGACGCAAAGCCCCAAGCTTGACGGCACCGGCTGGCTTTTCATCGGCATCCTCTCCATCCTGTGGGGCGGGGCCTTTTTCCTGATCGAAATCGGGCTGCGCAGCTATCCGCCGATCACCCTCGTCTTCATGCGCCTAGTCCTCGCCGTACCCCCGATGTGGATTGCGATGCGATTGATGGGCGAATGCCTGCCGACCGAACCGCGCATTTGGGGCCTGCTAGCGATCGTCGGCGCACTCAATTGCGCCCTGCCGTTCATCCTGTTCTTCTGGGGGCAACAATATCTCGACAGCGGCTATGCCTCGATCCTGAATGCCACAACGCCGTTGTGGGGCGTGATCACGGCCCATTTCCTGACCATCGATGAAAAGGCGACCCCGGCCCGGATAATCGGCGTGTTGATAGGTATGGCGGGGATCGTGGTGATGGTCGGTCCGGAAGCGATGAAGGGGCTTTCGAACAACCTGCTCGCACAGATTGCCTGCATAATCTCGACTATCTTCTACAGCTTTGCCGCCATTTATGGCCGTCGTCTGTCGCAGACCGAACTGACGCCGATGGCTGTCGCGACGGGGCAAACGATGATGGCAGCGCTGATGATGGTGCCGATTGTCGCGGTGATGGACCAGCCCTGGACAATGGCCGTACCGCGTGTCGATTCGACACTGGCGGGCGTGACGCTGGCGATCTTCTCGACCGCGCTGGCCTATACGCTTTACTTCCGCCTGATCGACCGTTCGGGCGCGTCGAATGCGCAGTTGGTGGCGTTCCTCATGCCGATCCTAGCCGTCATCCTCGGCATCGCCTTCCTCGGCGAGAGCCTGTCGGGCGGGCAGATTGCCGGGGCGGGCCTGATCGCTATCGGGTTGGCTATACTAGACGGCCGCCTCGTCGCGCGATTTCAGAAGTAGCAGGCCGAACAGGCTGAGCACCGCAATCGCCGCAAGATAATAGCCGACATATTCGAGGCCGCGTTCAGACAGCTTGAGCGCGATATTGGGCGCCAGCGCCCCGCCCAGGATTCCCGCCGCGTTGAAGCAGATCGAAGCGCCCGTATAACGAACCCGCGCCGGAAACAGCCCGGGCAGCCAGGCACCGAGCGGGCCGTACACCAGCCCCATCACAAAGAGCAGCAGCGACAGATACACACCGGTCAGGAACAGATCACCGCTGCCCAGCCATGGCGCGGTGGTGAAGCTCGCAACGAACATCGCGGCACATCCGACGCCGAGCACAAAGGCAGGCCGTGTCCGGTCTGCCCAATAGCCGGAAACGATGATCCCTGCGGCCATGAACAGGATCGCGACCAGTTGCACGCCGAGAAAATCCTCCCGCGCAATGCCCAGCTTGGTAGTGCCATAGCCCAGCGCAAAGGCGGTCGAGAGGTAGAAGATCGCAAAGCAGGCAATGGCCGCAAAGGTGCCACCGAAGAGCTGCAACGGATGCGTGCGCACCACCTCGGCGACCGGCACCTTAGGCGGCGGTGCTTCTTCCAAAGCAGCGGCGAAGGCGGGGGTCTCGGTCAGCTTGAGCCTTACCCACAGGCCAATCCCGACCAGCGCAGCACTCAACAGGAAGGGAATCCGCCAGCCCCACTCACGGAAATCGGCATCGCTGAGGAACAGCCCCAAAATCAGGAACAACCCGTTAGACAGAATGAACCCCACCGGCGCGCCGAGTTGCGGGAACATACCATAGCGCGCCTTCTTCCCCTCGGGCGCATTCTCGACCGCAAGCAAGGCGGCCCCGCCCCATTCGCCACCCAATCCAAAGCCCTGCCCAAAGCGCAGAATGCACAGCAGCAGCGGTGCGATCCAACCAGCAACGGCATAGCTTGGCAGGAATGCAATCAGGAAGGTCGAAACCCCCATGATCATCAGCGACCAGACGAGCGTCGCCTTGCGCCCGATGCGGTCGCCATAATGGCCGAACACCAGCGCCCCCACCGGCCTTGCGATAAAGGCCAGCGCAAAGGTCAGCCAGCTTTGCAGCAGCTGCGCCTCGGGGCTGGAGGTCGGGAAGAATAGCGGCCCGAACACCAGCGACGCCGCAGTCGCGAAAATATAGAAGTCGTAAAATTCGACCGCCGTCCCCGCCATTGCCGCGCCGAGAATGCGCTTGTGCGATGCGCCCTGCATTGTCCCCTGTGTCATGCAGCCCTTGCTGGCATCGCCCGCGCTCAAAGGAAAGCGGAAAAGTGCATTGCCCCTGCCGCCCATGTTCCCTAATCGTTCGCGCGTGACTCATAACCTGCCTGCCCCACAATATCCCTGGCTCGAAGGCCTGAACCCGCCGCAGCGCGAGGCTGTGCTGACCACTGAGGGCCCGGTTCTGGTTCTGGCAGGCGCTGGCACTGGCAAGACCGCTGCCCTCACCGCACGTCTTGCGCATATCATTGCCGAGCGGCTGGCATGGCCCTCCGAAATCCTCGCCGTTACTTTCACCAACAAGGCCGCGCGCGAGATGAAGGAACGGATGGGCCGGATGATCGGCGATGCTGTGGAAGGCATGCCCTGGCTTGGCACCTTCCACTCGATCGGCGCGAAGATGCTGCGGCGGCATGCCGAGCTGCTCGGCCTCAAGAGTAATTTCACGATTATTGACACCGACGACCAGCTGCGCCTGCTGAAGCAATTGATCGAGGCTGCCAATCTTGACGAAAAACGCTGGCCCGCGCGCAGCCTCGCTGGCCTCATCGACAAGTGGAAGAATAAAGGCCTGACCCCGACAGACCTCGATGCGGGCGAAAGCGCGCTTTACGCGGACGGCAAGGGCCAGGCGATGTACACCGTCTATCAGGCGCGCCTGCGCGAGCTCAACGCCTGCGACTTTGGCGACTTGCTGCTGCACAATCTGACATTGCTCAAGAACCACCGCGATGTGCTTGAGGAGTATCAGGAGAAGTTCAAATATATCCTCGTCGACGAATATCAGGATACCAACGCCGTCCAATATCTCTGGCTGCGGCTGCTCGCGCAAAAGCGCAAGAATATCGCCTGTGTCGGCGATGACGACCAGTCGATCTACAGCTGGCGCGGCGCAGAGGTCGCCAATATCCTGCGCTTTGAAAAGGATTTTCCTGGCGCAAAGATCGTCCGGCTTGAGCAGAATTACCGCTCCACCCCGCACATCCTCGCCGCCGCATCGGGGTTGATCGCGGCCAATAGCGGGCGGCTGGGCAAGACATTGTGGACCGATCTCGACAGCGGCGAAAAGGTGCGCATCCTTGGCGTGTGGGACGGGCCGGAGGAAGCGCGGCGCATCGGCGACGAGATAGAGGAGCTGCAATATAAAAAGGTCTCGTTGAACGATATCGCGATCCTCGTCCGCGCACAGTTCCAGACGCGCGAATTTGAAGACCGCTTCATCCAGATCGGCCTCAACTACAAGATTATCGGCGGCTTCCGTTTCTACGAGCGCGCCGAAATCCGCGATGCCATCGCCTATCTGCGCGTCATCAACCAGCCTGCCGACGACCTCGCCTTTGAACGCATCGTCAACACGCCGAAACGCGGGATTGGCGACAAAGCGGTCGAAAAAATCCACCGCGTTGCCCGCGCCGAACGCGCACCCTTAAGCGTCGCCGCCGCACGTATCATCGGCACCGACGAACTGACCGGCAAGGCGCGCAAATCGCTCTCCGACCTTGTGATCGACATCGCGCGTTGGAGGGATAGCGCGACCACCCTTCCCCCCTCGGCGCTGACCGAATTGGTGCTCGAAGACAGCGGCTATACCGCGATGCTGCAGGCCGAACGCAGTGTCGAGGCATCGGGGCGGCTCGATAACCTCAAGGAACTCGTCCGCGCGATGGAGGAATATGAATCGCTGGGCGATTTTCTTGAGCATGTCAGCCTCGTCATGGATAATGACGCCAATGCACAAGACGAAGCCGTCACCATCATGACCATCCACGCCGCCAAGGGGTTGGAATTCAACCATGTCTTTTGCGCCGGTTGGGAGGATGGCGTCTTCCCCAGCCAGCGCGCGATGGACGAAGGCGGCCTCGCCAGCGTCGAGGAAGAACGCCGCCTCGCTTATGTCGCGATCACCCGCGCGCGCGAAAAATGCACCATCACCCATGCCGCGAACCGCCGCATTTACGGGCAGTGGACCAGCAGCATCCCCAGCCGCTTCATCGACGAACTGCCCGCAGAGCATGTCGAGAATGAGCAGACGATGACGGGCGGTGCCTCGCTTTGGCGCGCCAACTGGAGCGAACGCGCCGATCCCTTCGCCCACCTCGCCGCCGCCAACGCCACCCGCGCCGGCGCCCGCGGCCCCGGCTGGCAACGCGCCGCAACCAGCGGCGGCTTCAACCCGGTGCCCTCCCGCGTGCAAGAGGCGAGCAAACCTGCGGTGGGATTGGGCGCACAGGGTCGCACCGACCTCGCCATTGGCATGCGCGTGTTTCATGAGAAATTCGGCTACGGCCTGATCGAGGATATCGAAGGCAACAAGCTGGAGATTGAGTTCGAGCAGGCCGGACGGAAGCGAGTGATGGATAGTTTTGTTACGGTGGGGTGATTAACTTAACACCTCCGGCAATTCCCCCAAAATATGCCCCGGCATCGCCCGGTCCCAGTCTTCGCGCGCGGCAATGATCAACACCTTCAAACGCTCGCCCTGCCGTCGCCAAGCGGCGTTGGCCTCCGCGCTCCAAGCTGTGCCTGCCGTATCACCGATGCAGTCGATGGTCAGGTCGATCCAGCTTTCATATTCCGCCCAAGGCAACCGGCCATAACTGCGGTGGGTGAAGGCGAGTTCGTCGACCAGCGGGCCGACCCACAGCTCCTCTCCCTTGGCGAGGCCCAGCATCATCTCCAGCGTTTCGTCGGTCATCCGGCGCGAGGACGCGTCGACATTGATGAAGGTTGCGCGCCTTTCAGGCCATGCGGCAAACCAGCGCGCAAACAATGGATGGCGCAATTCCACGCCCGCATCGGCAACCGCAATCAGGCTGGCTTCCATCAGTTCGGCGTCGCTTGGCATATCCGTTTCTCCGATGCAGATTGCCTGCCTTATCGCCTGTTAAGCATTCAAGTGGTCAATTTACAACGGAAAGCACCCCGATGCGGCGCTGTTACACCGCTTTACGGTTAGCCATGATGAGTGATGAATTTTACAACAAGAACACCGTTACCGCAGAATGTGACACATGTGTCGGTTGGAGTTCGGTCGCAATATGGAATTTGACAGCGGTTCAGCGTTCAAAAATGCCTTCGCGGCGGAGTGCGACGATGTCGTACATTCGCCAATGGCGGACAGGCGCGATGAGGAACGGCAGCTGTCGGTTAGGCTGACCGCAAAGATTATCGTTGCCGGGCGCGAACTGCCGTGCCGCGTGCACAATATTTCGTCGGGCGGCGCAAATATTGAAACGCTGGCGAAATTGACAACCGAAGACCGGCTGCGGATCGAATTCCGCTCCAACCTCTCGCTCGCGGGGAAAGTGCGATGGCAGAACGGCACTTTTGCGGGCATTGAGTTCACCGAACCTGCCGATGTCGATGCGGTGCTGAAAAAGTCCGGTATCTCGATCGCGCGGATCAAGCCGCGCTTGCCGCGCTATGGCTGCAAGGTGCCGGCCAAACTGATCACCGAACAACAAACCATCGAATGCGAGGCCATCGACATATCAACCAACGGCGTGCGGCTTGGCAAAATCAAGCAGCTGAAGCCCGGTGAAAGCTATATGCTGGTTATTGAGGGACTTTCGCGGCGAAAGGTTTCGATGGTCTGGAACCGCGATGACCAGGCCGGGGTCAAATTCGTCAATCCCCTGCGTTTCGACGAATTCGAAAACTGGATTGCGTGGAACCAAGGCGAGATGGTGCCGCAATAGCTGGCGATGGATGGCGCATCATCGAGTCGCGGGGTTGCGTTGCAGCTTATGTTAAGTCCCCCTCAGGCAACGACAGGCTTGGCCGGAAATGTCGAAAATGTTTTTCTCAACTGAATTGCTAGAGTTTCTGCGGACTTCAGCAGGTTCATCCGTCGCATGAGCGCAGCCTCGAACAAGACGGTGCCGACAAAGGCTTGCAATCAGCAATGTAATAACATCTCATCTAGTCAGCGGTGCGTTGCCGCTGTCTTGGGAGAGAAATCATGAAACGCCATGTGTTCGTCCTCGCTACCCCGTTAATTGCCACCACACTGATCCTCGCCGGCTGTCAGGGTGCGGAAGAAACCAAATCGCGCGAAGCCATGTCTACCATGGATGTCCGCGAAGAAGCGCCCATGGCCGAAATGGCGTCCGAGCCGATGACCGCCGATGCTGCCGCTGGCCCAAATGTCCGCGTCAGCGCAGCACCGGGGGTGGCGTTCAACTATCGCTATGCCTTCCGCGTGCCCGATGCAAAGATCGCCGCGGTGCAAGAGGAGCATGCCGCGGCGTGCGAAACGCTGGGCCTGTCGCGCTGCCGCATCACCGGCATGCGCTATTCATTGATCGACGAGGATGAGGTGAACGCCTCGCTCGCCTTCAAGCTCGACCCGTCAATCGCGCGCAAATTCGGCAAAGATGCCATCGCCTCGGTCGAAAAAGCCAAGGGGATATTGGTCGACAGCCAGATTCAGGGCGTCGATGTCGGCAGCGGTATTTCGGCATCCCAACGCCGCAGTTCAGATCTTCAGGCCGAACTCACCCGCATCGAAGCGCGGCTGAAGGCGGGCGGGATGGGCGACCGTGAGCGCACCGAATTACAGGAACAAGCGCGGCGTTTGCGCGAACAGCTGGATGGCGAACGCGACACGCGGCGCAGCGGCGAAGAGCAGCTTGCGACCACGCCGATGGAGTTCGTCTATTCCGGCGGCGAAGGTATCCCCGGCTTTGGCAGCGGCAATCCTTTTGCCGGAGCATGGGAAACCGCGATCGCCAGCTTTGTGACGATGGCGAGTTTCCTGCTGTTGCTGATCGGTGGCGGGCTGCCCTGGGTGCTGCTCGGCGCACTAGTCGTGTGGCTATTGCGGAGTCCTCTGGGTGCTGGCCTGCGCCGCTGGTGGGGCAAGAATACGCCACTGGCGGACGAACCGGTGAAGGAGTGAACAATGTCTCTCCCCTTCAGGGGAGAGATAACGAGACTTGGCAGCTTGCTGCCTAGTCGCAGCAGAGAGGGGTTCGACGGCTAGATCACACCCAGCCTTCCCCCTCTCCACTTCGCCTAAACGCTTTCAGCGCCAAGGCTACATACCTCTCCTCTGAAGGGGAGAGGATTAATTGCTTCAAAATACCGCCTTGGCTTCCTTTTCTTTCATCATCGCCGCGCGCACCATCGGGATCGGCGGGCCACCATAAGAGAGAAATTCGTCGTGGAACGCCTTCCACTTCTTGCGATCACCCTTGGTCCAATCGTCACGCAGTTTACGGATCATCAGCTTGCCCATCGTGTAGTTCAGATAGGCCGGATCATAAGTGCCCCGCGCCGCCTGCTGCTTACTGTTGCCGGCATCCTGATAGCATTCGGTTTTGAACAGCTGCTCCGACTGCGCAACCGTCATCCCGCGTGCGTGCAGGCCAATGGCGGATAGGTAGCGGCAGTTGCGCAGCAGTGCGTTCGATAGCTGGCCGATTTTCATTTCCGCCGCTTCCTCCGGCGAAGCAGTCGTATCGCCCAGCCCCGCATCCATCATCATTTCCTCGGTATAATGCGCCCAACCTTCGGCAAAGGCATAGCCGACAAACAGCTTCCCGAAGATCGATTTGGAACGGTTCGAATGGAGGAAGTTGAGGAAGTGGCCCGGCCATACTTCGTGCACAGATGTGCCGAGCAAGTCATATTTGCCGGGGACGAAGCCATCCTGCGTCGCCTTGTCCCAGGTCGGATCGGGCGGTGAGATATAATAGACCGACGGCAGGCCTTTTTCATAGGGCCCTGGGATGTCGATATAGGCGCTGTTCTGCCGGTTATAGGGCGGCGATTCTTCAACCTTGGCCTCTTCAGTACCAGGGATCGAAACGATATCCTTGTCGATCAGGAACTTCTTGAGCGGCGGCAACTGGCGACGCGCCTCCGCAACCGGGCCATCGGCGGCCTTATTCATGCCCATCTTGGTCATGCAATCCTGCATCGGCGCCCCCGGTGCATAGATGCCGCAAGCCTTGGCCAGCGCATTCTGATTGGCCTTCAGGTCAGCCCGGCCGATCGCCTCCAGCTCGTCGAGCGAGACATTTACGCCTTCGGTTTTCAGCACCATCTTGGCGAACTTGTCTGCACCCAGCGCATAGCCGCCATCGGTGCCGGGTTGCGACCCGATATAGCCTGCCAGATCCTTCATCGCCGCTGCCGCCTTGGTCGCCGCCTCGTCAAACTGCTTTTGCAGCTCGGCGTCCTTCACCTCGGTAAAGGCCTTTTTGGCATCGCCGGTATAATAATCGGCAAAGCCGCCAAAGCCGGCAGTGCCGATCTTCACATAAGTGGCGGGCATTGGTAGCTTCAGGTTTGCCTTGATTTGCTCCGCCGCCTTTGGAACATTATTGGCATAGGTGATAAACGCCTTCATCCGCGTTTCGGCATCGGCGTAAGGCCGCGCAATATAAACATTGGGGTCGAGCACGCCGACATAGGCTGATGGATTTTTGTGCAGCATATCGGCATCTTCGAGGAAGAAGAGTTCGCCTTCCATCGCGTGCACCAGATAGTCGCGTTCGAATTTTTGCGCGTCGCTCAGTTTCGAGGCGTCGATGGCCTTCGCGTCGGCAATAGCTTTCTTGCGATAGTCGATAGCTGCCTTGATGCCCTCGGGTGACCAGTCGGGAAGTTGGCCGTCAAATTCGTGCTTACCCTGATATACCGCAAAGGTCGGGTTGACCTTGAAATAGCCCTCAAGGAAAGTCTCAACAAAGCTGCCCCATTCGCTGCCATCATTGGCGGCGACGACGGCGTTGTCGCTATCGACCTTCTTGCAACCACCTGTGATGGCCAATGCGGCCAACGACACGGCCAAAGCCGCCTGTTTCAATCTCATGCTGTAACTCCCCGAATAGATTTGATGCAGCGATGCTGCACCCGTTTGCCATTGAGTTCCAGCGGGAATTCGATGAGCGACATGGAACACCGTGCGAAGCGCAACTTTAGCTTTGCAAGCACAGCGCAATTGCCAAGCTCAACCTGAGCCGATAGGCGACTAACGAACATGTCGTCCGCCCCGCACCCTTTCAGCATACCTGACTACCGCCGATATTGGCTGGCGCGTTTCATGGCGGTGATCGCGACCATGTCGATGGTCGTCGTCATTGCCTGGCAGGTCTATGATGTTGCGCGCACCGATTATGGCATGTCCCCCAAAGCAGCAGCGTTTCAGTTGGGGCTGCTCGGGCTGTTTCAGTTCATCCCACTAGCCTTGCTGACCCCCGTTGCAGGCTGGGCAGCGGACCGTTTTGAACGGCGGCGTGTCGCGATTTTTGCCAATATGGTCGACGCGGGGGTTGCGCTAGGACTTGGCGTTTTGACCTACAATGATGCGCTGACTTTGCCATTGCTGTTCGTGCTCGCCGCGTTCCACGGCGTAGCGCGTGTCTTTGTAGGTCCGTCTATGGCGGCCATCGCGCCCAATATTGTGCCACCGGAATCGCTTCCCCGCGCTATCGCGCTGGGTTCCATTGCCTGGCAAAGTGCATCGGTAATTGGCCCGGCAGTCGGCGGATTGATGTATGCGCAAAATGCGGCGGGATCTTACTGGATGACCGTGGCATTGCTTATACTGTCGAGCATTTCAATTGCCACGGTACGTCCCGTTTTCCCACCTCCGATGACCGAGAAAAAGCATCCGGTGCGGATGATGGTTGAGGGGATGAAATATACATTCTCCGAACGGTTCCTGTTGGGAGCAATCACGCTCGATCTGTTTGCGGTACTGTTGGCTGGCGCGACCGCGTTGCTGCCGGTCTATGCGCGTGACATATTGCATGTAGGCCCCGACGGTTTGGGCCAGCTTCGTGCAGCCCCGGCCTTTGGCGCTGCGATAGTCGCGATTTATCTGTCGTTCCGGCCATTGAAGCATAATGTCGGTGCCAAGATGCTGTGGGCTGTAGTGGTGTTTGGTATCGCCACCATCGGCTTTGGCTATTCGCATATCATCGGCCAGTATCTGTTCGGCGACGCCAAGATCGACTGGCTGAATATGGGCGCTTCCATGGCCGTCGCTCTGTCAATGCTCGCCATATTGGGCGCAGCGGACATGCTGTCGGTATATGTGCGCGGCTCTCTGGTGCAGCTCAACACCCCCGATGCAATGCGCGGCCGCGTCAGTTCGGTCTCCGGCCTTGCGATATCCGCCTCAAACGAACTGGGAGAGCTGCAGTCTGGTTTTGCCGCTGCACTACTCGGGCCAGTCGGCGCGGTTGTATTCGGCGGTGCAGGCGCTATCGTTATCACAGGCATCTGGGCAA
Proteins encoded:
- a CDS encoding AmpG family muropeptide MFS transporter — encoded protein: MSVDLIRFIIFAAVIGGVIIAALTIKSFRPYLRKAPLVAFLLGISSGFPFTLLVATMTFWLAKVGIDTATIGFAVALTLPYTLKFLWAPLVDKTPLPILTKMFGQRRAWLFFVQTFLFFAIWQLGASNPQPGSLGIFAFWAFVVAFLSATQDIVIDAYRIEILDEEEFAHGTATNQFGYRTGNLIAGAGTIYFASAEGLGLGWATAYGLTAFCIIPAIIGAFIIGPGKFVDRYAEAAGMSAGQWLKETVVNPFREFMSRHGAFLILGFVLVYKVGDAMGQAMLGPMIVDVGFSDTDYITANKFWGYGALIVGSALGAPFILWLGMGRALLISGLLMMFSNVMFMILAATGNNYWMMVAAICTENITSGIGLTVFTTYLSGLSSIAYTATQFALLSSFAGVGRTFMAGPAGIIADKVGWVGFWGFTVVAAIPGMILLWVLWSKGYVVQNIRQTEGVDEKVLKEPVGALRITGFLLVVVGLVGLLLSQPLELANNITAIFAAVLVAGGLLAWKGKAATVA
- a CDS encoding pseudouridine synthase, with translation MAQPPSKRPPAKGPASGKPPARPAKPPKLRWDSKPARKPRPDAAPSKGALERADGEERIAKLLARAGVASRREIERMIADKRITLNGVAVETPATLLKSLHGVAVDGKAVGQPAPTQLYLFHKPEGCLTAERDFSGRKTIYDILPKDLPRLMPIGRLDLNTEGLLLLTNDGEFKRQMEMPSTGVERTYRARCFGDISQSQLEELIHGIEIDGVRYGKIDANLERRTGRNGWLEMTLTEGKNREVRRVLEHFGLEVSRLIRTRYGPFVLGDMAPGDVGEVRRVDLIEFRNTLKA
- the rsmD gene encoding 16S rRNA (guanine(966)-N(2))-methyltransferase RsmD → MRIISGTWRSRPLIAPKGDTTRPTADRTRETLFSMLTSRLGSFEGLQVLDLFSGSGALGLEALSRGAAHCVFVEQDKAALDALESNISKLGARDLTEIRRSSVLSLGPAPKAYDLILMDPPYGTGAGAVALDKMSRLGWVASGALVSIETGNREDTVVKGFEIDTTRDIGKARLTLLRPESGSE
- a CDS encoding DMT family transporter, whose protein sequence is MTQSPKLDGTGWLFIGILSILWGGAFFLIEIGLRSYPPITLVFMRLVLAVPPMWIAMRLMGECLPTEPRIWGLLAIVGALNCALPFILFFWGQQYLDSGYASILNATTPLWGVITAHFLTIDEKATPARIIGVLIGMAGIVVMVGPEAMKGLSNNLLAQIACIISTIFYSFAAIYGRRLSQTELTPMAVATGQTMMAALMMVPIVAVMDQPWTMAVPRVDSTLAGVTLAIFSTALAYTLYFRLIDRSGASNAQLVAFLMPILAVILGIAFLGESLSGGQIAGAGLIAIGLAILDGRLVARFQK
- a CDS encoding MFS transporter, whose amino-acid sequence is MTQGTMQGASHKRILGAAMAGTAVEFYDFYIFATAASLVFGPLFFPTSSPEAQLLQSWLTFALAFIARPVGALVFGHYGDRIGRKATLVWSLMIMGVSTFLIAFLPSYAVAGWIAPLLLCILRFGQGFGLGGEWGGAALLAVENAPEGKKARYGMFPQLGAPVGFILSNGLFLILGLFLSDADFREWGWRIPFLLSAALVGIGLWVRLKLTETPAFAAALEEAPPPKVPVAEVVRTHPLQLFGGTFAAIACFAIFYLSTAFALGYGTTKLGIAREDFLGVQLVAILFMAAGIIVSGYWADRTRPAFVLGVGCAAMFVASFTTAPWLGSGDLFLTGVYLSLLLFVMGLVYGPLGAWLPGLFPARVRYTGASICFNAAGILGGALAPNIALKLSERGLEYVGYYLAAIAVLSLFGLLLLKSRDEAAV